A portion of the Stella humosa genome contains these proteins:
- the dapE gene encoding succinyl-diaminopimelate desuccinylase: MNLTLDPVALTQALIRCPSVTPVEAGVLDTLQGQLEGLGFRCRRMPFSEPGTPDVDNLFARIGEGRPHFSFAGHTDVVPVGKRDSWRFDPFAGEERDGWVWGRGASDMKCGIAAFAAAAAGFLAERGTDFGGSISLLITGDEEGPSVNGTKKMLAALAEAGEVPDACIVGEPTNPKALGDMIKIGRRGSLNAYLTVHGVQGHVAYPHLADNPIHRLVRMLASLTAEPLDDGTAHFEPSTLQVATVDVGNPATNVIPAEARAVFNIRFNDAHTSQTLIRRIRERLDAVGGRFELDIKVSGESFVFEPGLLSGLVQDACEAVVGRRPELSTTGGTSDARFIQAYCPVVEFGGVGETMHQINERQRSDDIRGLARIYRQVLDNYFPRPA, encoded by the coding sequence ATGAACCTCACCCTCGACCCGGTCGCGCTGACCCAGGCGTTGATCCGCTGCCCCAGCGTGACTCCGGTCGAGGCCGGGGTGCTCGATACCTTGCAAGGCCAGCTTGAGGGGCTGGGCTTCCGCTGCCGGCGGATGCCCTTCTCCGAGCCGGGCACGCCCGACGTCGACAACCTGTTCGCCCGCATCGGCGAGGGTCGGCCGCACTTCTCGTTCGCCGGCCATACCGACGTGGTGCCGGTCGGCAAGCGGGACTCGTGGCGCTTCGACCCGTTCGCGGGCGAGGAGCGCGACGGCTGGGTCTGGGGCCGGGGGGCGTCCGACATGAAGTGCGGCATCGCCGCCTTCGCGGCCGCCGCCGCCGGTTTCCTGGCCGAGCGCGGGACGGATTTCGGCGGCTCGATCAGCCTGCTGATCACGGGCGACGAGGAAGGCCCGTCCGTCAACGGCACCAAGAAGATGCTGGCGGCGCTGGCCGAGGCGGGCGAGGTGCCGGACGCCTGCATCGTCGGCGAGCCGACCAACCCCAAGGCGTTGGGCGACATGATCAAGATCGGCCGGCGCGGCAGCCTGAACGCCTACCTGACCGTGCACGGCGTCCAGGGTCACGTCGCCTACCCGCATCTGGCCGACAACCCGATCCACCGGCTGGTGCGCATGCTGGCGTCGCTGACGGCAGAGCCGCTGGACGACGGCACCGCCCATTTCGAGCCCTCGACGCTGCAGGTCGCCACCGTGGATGTCGGCAACCCGGCCACCAACGTCATCCCGGCCGAGGCGCGCGCGGTCTTCAACATCCGCTTCAACGATGCCCATACCAGCCAGACCCTGATCCGCCGCATCCGCGAGCGGCTGGACGCCGTCGGCGGGCGCTTTGAGCTGGACATCAAGGTCAGCGGCGAATCCTTCGTGTTCGAGCCGGGTCTGCTGAGCGGCCTCGTGCAGGATGCCTGCGAGGCCGTCGTCGGCCGCCGGCCGGAGCTGAGCACGACGGGCGGCACCTCGGACGCCCGCTTCATCCAGGCCTATTGCCCGGTCGTGGAGTTCGGCGGCGTTGGCGAGACCATGCACCAGATCAACGAGCGCCAGCGCAGCGACGACATCCGCGGCCTGGCCCGTATCTATCGCCAGGTGCTCGACAACTACTTTCCGCGGCCGGCATAG
- the def gene encoding peptide deformylase: MATLPILVAPDPRLKLKAKPVEQIDEQVRTLLDDMLETMYAAPGIGLAAPQIGVSQRLLVLDLAREGEAKRPMKVINPEIVWASDEDSEHNEGCLSLPEHYADVVRPAEVKVRYQDETGETREVHASGLLSTCLQHEMDHLDGVLFVDRISALRRNMILRKLIKARRTDD, encoded by the coding sequence ATGGCGACCCTTCCCATCCTCGTCGCGCCCGACCCGCGCCTGAAGCTGAAGGCCAAGCCGGTCGAGCAGATCGACGAGCAGGTCCGCACGTTGCTGGACGACATGCTGGAGACGATGTACGCGGCCCCCGGCATCGGCCTGGCCGCGCCGCAGATCGGCGTGTCGCAGCGCCTGCTGGTGCTCGACCTTGCCCGCGAGGGCGAGGCGAAGCGGCCGATGAAGGTCATCAACCCCGAGATCGTGTGGGCATCCGACGAGGATTCCGAGCACAACGAGGGCTGCCTGTCCCTGCCCGAGCATTATGCCGACGTGGTCCGCCCGGCCGAGGTGAAGGTGCGCTACCAGGACGAGACCGGCGAGACCCGCGAGGTCCATGCCAGCGGCCTGTTGTCGACCTGCCTGCAGCACGAGATGGACCATCTCGACGGCGTCCTCTTCGTCGACCGCATCTCGGCCCTGCGGCGGAACATGATCCTGCGCAAGCTGATCAAGGCGCGGCGCACCGACGACTGA
- a CDS encoding calcium-binding protein, protein MAVLVLTEGNDVQVGTDLADLIQGLGGDDNLNGAGGNDTLDGGTGNDALIGLGGDDLLFGSQGFDLLYGSAGNDTAYAGQGDDQAYGGNGNDQIYGNDGNDSLRGDAGGDLMNGNRGVDTVEGGEGNDTINGGGENDLLLGQGGNDTLFGDVGNDTAEGGDGSDVIYGNTGNDLLVGGTGNDTLSGGKDDDIVLGNAGADVLAGEIGNDTLTGGAGDDIFVFSPGDDQDRVTDFSAGEDLVDLSEFGFAGFNALLSAATLTSTAGSITVDFGSGDVLTVSGINQLSEDYFIL, encoded by the coding sequence ATGGCGGTGCTGGTATTGACCGAAGGCAACGACGTCCAGGTCGGGACCGACCTGGCCGACCTGATCCAGGGCCTGGGCGGCGACGACAACCTGAACGGCGCCGGCGGCAACGACACGCTGGACGGCGGCACCGGCAACGACGCGCTGATCGGGCTCGGCGGCGACGACCTCCTCTTCGGCAGCCAGGGGTTCGACCTGCTCTATGGGTCGGCCGGCAACGACACCGCCTATGCCGGGCAGGGCGACGACCAGGCCTATGGCGGCAACGGCAACGACCAGATCTATGGCAATGACGGCAACGATTCGCTGCGCGGGGATGCCGGCGGCGACCTGATGAACGGCAATCGCGGCGTCGACACGGTCGAGGGCGGCGAGGGCAACGACACCATCAATGGCGGCGGCGAGAACGACCTGCTGCTGGGCCAGGGCGGCAACGACACGCTGTTCGGCGATGTCGGCAACGACACCGCCGAGGGCGGCGACGGTAGCGACGTGATCTACGGCAATACCGGCAACGACCTGCTGGTCGGCGGCACCGGCAACGACACGCTGAGCGGCGGCAAGGACGACGACATCGTGCTGGGCAATGCCGGCGCCGACGTGCTGGCGGGCGAGATCGGCAACGACACGCTGACTGGCGGCGCCGGCGACGACATCTTCGTCTTCTCCCCCGGCGACGACCAGGACCGCGTCACCGACTTCTCGGCGGGCGAGGACCTGGTCGACCTGTCGGAGTTCGGCTTCGCCGGCTTCAACGCGCTGCTGTCGGCGGCCACGCTGACCAGCACGGCCGGGTCCATCACCGTCGACTTCGGCAGCGGCGACGTGCTGACCGTGTCGGGCATCAACCAGTTGTCCGAGGACTACTTCATCCTCTGA
- the fmt gene encoding methionyl-tRNA formyltransferase, with the protein MPGRSPLRLIFMGSPGFAVPVLDALLAAGHQVAACYSQPPKPANRGQRLSPCPVHAHAEALGIPVLTPRSLRGADAQAEFAAIRADAAVVAAYGLILPAAVLAAPRLGCINVHASLLPRWRGAAPIQRAILAGDAESGVTIMQMDAGLDTGAMLLAGRVPIRATTTASTLHDALAALGSRLIVEALDGLAAGAIQAVPQPTDGITYAAKLDRAEARIDWRADAEAIDRQVRAFDPWPGTWFELGPDRIRVLAGEVVPDRQEAPGTVLDTHLTVACGSHAYRPTRVQRPGRAATDTDAMLRGFPIAPGTVLAAA; encoded by the coding sequence ATGCCGGGCCGGTCCCCGCTTCGCCTGATCTTCATGGGATCGCCCGGCTTCGCCGTGCCGGTCCTGGACGCCTTGCTGGCCGCCGGCCACCAGGTGGCGGCCTGCTACAGCCAGCCGCCCAAGCCGGCCAACCGCGGGCAGCGCCTCAGCCCCTGCCCCGTGCATGCCCATGCCGAGGCGCTCGGCATACCCGTGTTGACCCCGCGCAGCCTGCGCGGGGCGGATGCCCAGGCCGAGTTCGCGGCGATCCGTGCGGATGCCGCCGTGGTGGCAGCCTACGGGTTGATCCTGCCGGCGGCGGTCCTGGCCGCGCCACGCCTGGGCTGCATCAACGTCCATGCCTCGCTGCTGCCGCGCTGGCGCGGCGCGGCACCGATCCAGCGCGCGATCCTGGCCGGCGATGCAGAGAGCGGCGTCACCATCATGCAGATGGATGCCGGGCTGGACACGGGCGCGATGCTGCTTGCCGGACGGGTTCCGATCAGGGCCACGACCACGGCCAGCACCCTGCACGATGCCCTGGCCGCGCTCGGCAGCCGCCTGATCGTCGAGGCGCTGGACGGGCTGGCGGCGGGCGCCATCCAGGCGGTGCCGCAGCCCACCGACGGCATCACCTATGCAGCCAAGCTCGACCGGGCCGAGGCGCGGATCGACTGGCGCGCCGACGCCGAGGCGATCGACCGCCAAGTGCGCGCCTTCGACCCCTGGCCCGGCACCTGGTTCGAGCTGGGGCCCGACCGCATCCGCGTGCTGGCGGGCGAGGTCGTGCCCGACCGGCAAGAGGCGCCCGGCACCGTGCTCGATACTCACCTGACCGTCGCCTGCGGCAGCCATGCCTATCGCCCGACGCGGGTGCAGCGGCCGGGCCGGGCGGCGACCGATACGGACGCCATGCTGCGCGGCTTCCCGATCGCGCCCGGGACCGTCCTGGCCGCGGCCTGA
- the truA gene encoding tRNA pseudouridine(38-40) synthase TruA produces the protein MPRFRLLIEYDGGGFVGWQHQRNGMSVQEAIETAIERLSGQKVRLHAAGRTDAGVHALGQVAHVDLERAWPGDTVRDALNHFLRPHPAAILEAGMVDDGFHARISARRRSYLFRLLERRAPPMVDRGRVWHVGRPLDLAAMQAGARQLVGRHDFTTFRAAECQALSPVKTLDRLAVARVGAEIRIEADARSFLHHQVRNMVGTLKLVGDGKWTPDDVGKALARRHRAAGGPTAPPEGLYLVSVGYLDDGTELSVNQE, from the coding sequence ATGCCGCGCTTCCGGCTCCTGATCGAATATGATGGCGGCGGATTCGTCGGCTGGCAGCACCAGCGCAACGGCATGTCGGTGCAGGAGGCGATCGAGACCGCGATCGAGCGCCTGAGCGGCCAGAAGGTGCGTCTGCACGCCGCCGGCCGCACCGATGCCGGCGTCCACGCGCTGGGCCAGGTCGCCCATGTCGACCTCGAGCGGGCCTGGCCCGGCGATACCGTGCGCGATGCCTTGAACCACTTCCTGCGCCCCCACCCGGCCGCGATCCTGGAAGCCGGTATGGTCGATGACGGCTTCCACGCTCGCATCAGCGCGCGCCGCCGGTCTTATCTGTTTCGCCTGCTGGAGCGCCGGGCGCCGCCGATGGTGGACCGCGGCCGGGTCTGGCATGTCGGCCGGCCGCTCGACCTGGCGGCGATGCAGGCGGGCGCGCGGCAACTGGTCGGACGCCATGATTTTACCACCTTCCGCGCGGCAGAATGCCAGGCTCTGTCACCGGTCAAGACGCTCGACCGGCTGGCGGTCGCACGGGTCGGCGCGGAGATTCGGATCGAAGCGGACGCCCGGTCGTTTCTGCACCATCAGGTGCGCAACATGGTGGGCACGTTGAAGCTGGTCGGCGACGGCAAATGGACACCCGACGACGTGGGCAAGGCGCTCGCCCGTCGGCACCGTGCCGCCGGCGGACCGACCGCCCCGCCGGAAGGGCTGTACCTGGTTAGCGTCGGCTATCTGGATGACGGGACCGAATTATCGGTGAACCAGGAATAG
- the dapD gene encoding 2,3,4,5-tetrahydropyridine-2,6-dicarboxylate N-succinyltransferase encodes MELDRLQPVIDDAWERRAELSTSTQGDVRDAVEAALEALDNGTARVADQQDGKWRVHQWLKKAVLLSFRLNDMVPVPGGPTDPERGPSPWFDKVPSKFAGWGENRFRDAGFRAVPNCVVRRSAYIAPGAVLMPSFVNVGAHVGQNTMVDTWATVGSCAQIGKNCHLSGGVGIGGVLEPLQADPVIIEDDCFIGARSEVVEGVIVERGSVLSMGCFISATTRIVDRATGEIFFGRVPSYSVVVPGSMPGKPFPDGSPGPSLYCVVIVKRVDERTRSKTSINDLLRD; translated from the coding sequence ATGGAACTCGACCGCCTGCAACCCGTCATCGACGACGCCTGGGAGCGTCGTGCCGAGCTCTCGACCAGCACCCAGGGCGACGTCCGCGACGCCGTGGAAGCTGCATTGGAAGCACTCGACAACGGCACCGCCCGCGTGGCCGACCAGCAGGACGGCAAGTGGCGGGTGCACCAGTGGCTGAAGAAGGCGGTTCTGCTGTCCTTCCGTCTGAACGACATGGTGCCGGTCCCGGGCGGCCCGACCGACCCCGAGCGCGGTCCGTCGCCCTGGTTCGACAAGGTGCCGTCCAAGTTCGCCGGCTGGGGGGAGAACCGCTTCCGCGACGCCGGGTTCCGCGCCGTGCCGAACTGCGTCGTCCGCCGCTCGGCCTATATCGCGCCGGGTGCCGTGCTGATGCCGAGCTTCGTCAATGTCGGCGCCCATGTCGGCCAGAACACCATGGTCGATACCTGGGCCACGGTCGGCTCCTGCGCCCAGATCGGCAAGAATTGCCACCTTTCGGGCGGTGTCGGCATCGGCGGCGTGCTGGAGCCGCTCCAGGCCGACCCGGTCATCATCGAGGACGACTGCTTCATCGGCGCCCGCAGCGAAGTGGTCGAGGGCGTCATTGTCGAGCGCGGCTCGGTCCTGTCCATGGGCTGCTTCATCAGCGCCACGACGCGCATCGTCGACCGTGCGACGGGCGAGATATTCTTTGGCCGCGTGCCTTCCTACTCGGTCGTGGTCCCGGGCTCGATGCCGGGCAAGCCGTTCCCGGACGGCAGCCCCGGCCCCAGCCTCTACTGCGTCGTCATCGTGAAGCGGGTCGACGAGCGCACGCGCTCCAAGACCTCGATCAACGACCTGCTGCGCGATTGA